In the Terriglobus sp. RCC_193 genome, GAAGAGCCCGCGGACAGTCCACTTCTCACACTCGTTCCATTGGTGACGGAGCCCTTGTACGTGCTTCTATCCACCGATCATTCTGCGGCTCATCTTGCATCCGTTTCGTTCGAAGATTTTGGCAAGGTTGGATGGATGATGTTTCCGAAACGTGCGAACCCAACCCTCTATGAAAAGGTGATGGAGGCGGGCAAGCGGGCCGGTGCCGTGCCAGTCGAAGTGCATCACTATGTGACGCCGCATGAAGTCATTCAACTCATCTCCGAAAACTTCGGCGTCGCAATCATGTTCAAGGGAATTGCCCAACAGCTTGAGCGGAACGATTTGGTGGCGCGTCCGCTTACAGCGGCAGGGCTTCAAGTGAACATCCGCCTTGTGCTTCGTGCCGACCAATCCTCGCGCCTCGTCAACGAGTTCGGTCGGGCCTTCCTAAAGCGGGTCATTCCCCAAGGCCAGCAGGCAGAAATCTCAGGGCAGCTTCTGCTGAAACTCTGAATCGACACTCCGCGCAATTGGTGGGTCATTCCTCGCAGGAATAACTCACATACCAATTGGAATTGGACTCGGGGCATCGAGCTAGTCAATCCTCTTCCGCACAGCGGTACTAAAAACGGTGTGCCGCCGCAGGAGAGGACATGTCAGCCATTGGATCGATTCCAGAGCAAGACCCAGATGTCATCTCTGAGCTGCCGAAAGCACAGCTCAGCATCGTGCCCCCAACTCGCCGCAAGGGGCCACACCGCGCGCTCACTCCGAACCCCGCCATGTCCGATCCGTTGCTGACCGTCGAGGATGTAGGACGGCGGTTGAATGTCAGTAGGGATTGGGTTTGGGATCACTGCTCCCGCAAGAAACCAAGACTGCCATTCATTCGGATGGGAGACGGAGCATTGCGATTCCGCGCCAGCGCAATCGAAGCATTCATCAACGAGCGCGAACGACTCTCAGCAATGCATACAGGTGGCCGACGCAAAGCGTAAAATTGAGGCTGCCCACCACTCTTTTCCCTCACAGAAAACGAGCGCTCGATGGGTAAAACAAATCAGGCAGGCTGGGTCGGCCTGCGCGGAAAAAAGTGGTACGGATACTTCCGCCGGACGGTCCTAGACCCAACAACCGAACAGCCCAAGGTGGACATTGTTTGTGTCCCTCTTGGCCTCAAAACCCAGGTTACGAAGTCCGCCGCGCGTGAAGCGTTGCGAATGGAAGTAGCCAAACAGACAGGTCAAAATCTCGCAGGCGGCCGGCTCCTAAAAGACAGTGCCACCACCTTCGAGTGGTTCGTTCGGAACCGTTATTTTCCGCTTCGACAGGGAGACTGGCGACCCGAGACAGCCAAGGAAAAGATGGCTCAGATTGAGATCGATCTGATCGACAAGTTCGGGATTTTCTCTCTCGAATCCATCGACAGATTCATGCTGCAAACGCATGTCAATCAGCTCGCGGATCGCTACAACCAGGACCGGGTAAAACAGGCCCGCTCTTACTTGAGATCGATCTTCGATGAGGCCATCGAGCAAGAGTTCCTGATGAAGGACCCGAGCCGGAAGCTGAAGATTCCCAAGAATCTCCGGCCCAAGGACAAGCAGGTTCTGAACTGGGATCAACTCTGGCTCATCCTTGCCAGCACGAACAGGCGTGATCGACTCCTGTTGATGTTGGATATGACCGCCGCTCTCCGGCCAAGCGAGCTCTTCGCGCTACGCTGGAAGTCCTTCGACAGCCGCAATACGCTGTCGATCACCGAAACCGTCTACCGAGGGGTCATCCGTCCCTTTGGCAAGACCAAGAAGAGTTTGGGGAAGATGCACCTTCCAGACGGGCTGGCTCACGAGCTCCTCCTTTGGAAGACAGAATGCCCAGATTCATCGCCCGACGCTTTCATCTTCCAGAACTCAGACGGAGGCGTGATGCGCGTCGATAACTACCGGGAGAGGGTTATGAAGCCCCTCGCTCTGCGGCTTGGTATCCCGCGACTGAACTTCCAGATCCTGCGCCGGACGATGGCCACGCAGGCTCAGAACATGGGGTCGGTCAAGGACATTCAGGCGCACCTGCGGCACGCGAAGGCAGACACCACCGCCAACGAGTACATGCAGGAATTACCAGAGAGCGTGCAGGCGATGGTTGGTTCCGTCTACCTCATGCTAGATAAGGGAACGCGGCAAAAACGTAGTCCTGACGAAATGCAACAAAACGCAACAAAGCCCGTCCGCCGGAGCAACGCTAAGTTGTTGAAAGGATTGGTGGGCACAGCAGGATTCGAACCTACGACTTCCACCGTGTGAAGGTGGCACTCTACCGCTGAGTTATGCGCCCCATTTCGGGATCCCTATAAATCCGCAACTGCTTTGATTGCAGATACATGGGTTGGATTTGTTCCATCGCCAACCCGAATTGGGATATTAACTTTATACCACAGTCTTACTCTTGTGGTGTACAGACCAGATGAGCGGTCGATCTGTCTCGAAATCAGTTTTTATGAATCGGCAACGTGAAGCTGAACACTGATCCATAACCTCTTTGGCTCGTGACGGTGAGGTTCCCTTGATGCGATTCGATGATGGCACGACTGATAGGGAGCCCCATCCCGGTACCTGGCTTTTTCTGGCTGTGTTCACGTGAGCGGTACAGGCGGTCGAAGACAAGCCCCTGTTCCAACGGATCGATACCGATACCACGATCCGCAACCGTTGCCACAATCATTCCCCCCTTCTGCTCCGCTGAAATACGTATGGGCGATTGAAGCTCTGAATACTTCGCCGCATTCTCCAGGAGATTGCACAACACTTTTGCAATCATGTTCGGATCTGCATCCACTTTCGGCAATGGAGGAATGGATATCTCCACAGGATGGCTCATCCAAACCCAGGCACTATTTTCCTTTGCTTCAGCCACAATATCTTTGAAATCGACAGGCTGAAAGTCCATGTGCACTTCTTTCGCTTCAAGCTGAGCCATCTCCACAGCCTGGCCTATCAACTGATTGATTCTGTCAGCTTCTTCATCAATGATTTTGAGTAGCGATCCCTGATCCTCTGCACTCACTTGCCCCATCAGCAACGTTCCCGCTGCCCCTTTGATCGAAGTTAACGGTGTCCTCAATTCGTGGGTAATCGAATCAAGAATTAGATTGCGTAGGCGTTCGCTTTCCTTATTAGCTTCGCTTCGAGCAATCTCTTCCAGTGCCTGAACGCGATCCAATGCGATCGCGGCAAGTCCTCCAATCGCTCGTAAAGTCTCTTGTGAAAGTTTCAGGCCCACCATTTCCAGCAGACCCCGTGGCCGAACGCCGGCTCGTATCGGAACATGAACCGTTCCGTCAGATAACACTTCTGGCTCGGACAGACTCAACGCGAGTTGCCTGAAATGTGGAATCTCAATTCCTGATATTTGCTGCTCTCCTGCTTGAAATACCCGATCTCCATCCAGCAGGTAGAGCGTTGAACCTTGTGCGTGGGCAGCGATGTTAATGAGCGACGGAAGAGCTTCCGTAATGTCAGCCAGTTTGTCCGTCCTCAGGAATTCGCGACTGAGTGAGAACAACACTTCCAGTTCTCGCTGACTTGCCTTTGCCTGATCCGCTTCGTCTCGCGCTGTCTGCGAGAGACGGCTCCCAATCACGCTGGTGGAAAGAAATGTAAGCAGAGTCAGCCAGTTTTGGGGATCCGCAATGGTAAACGTTCCAACCGGTGGGAGAAAGAAAAAGTTATAACAAGCGGTTGCAACCACAGACGCGACGACGGCATATCGCAACCTCAACTGGGCTGCCACAATCAGCACATACAGCACCAGCGTGAGAGCCACGGTAGTCGGATTTACGTGAAGCCATAAGCCGTATATGAGTAGAATGACGGCCAGAGCGCCAAACGTCGATAGCCAGTATGTTATCGTCACCAAGCGTCGTGAGTTCATGCGGGGAATTGTACAGCGTGCCTGAGACGGATGAACCCGGAAGGAAGTCTCCTGAAGACTGGCTCCACTCCAGCGAGACAGAAAAGGAGCGTGGCCGACTCAAAATCTTCCTGGGCTATGCGCCCGGTGTCGGCAAAACGTTCAGCATGTTGAGCGAAGGAATCCGGCGGCGCAGCCGCGGCGAAGATGTTGTCATAGGCATTGTAGAAACACACGGTCGTGTCGGTACTGCCGAACTGACAGACAAGCTTGAGCAAATTCCTCGCCGCCTGATGGAATATAAAGGCACCATATTTGGCGAAATGGATGTCGATGCCATTCTCGCCAGACTTCCCCAGGTTGTTCTGGTTGATGAGCTGGCGCATACGAACATTGAAGGCAGCCGTTTTGCCAAACGATATGAAGATGTTCTCTTCCTACTGGAAAACAAAATCGATGTCCTATCGACCGTAAATATCCAGCATGTAGAAAGTTTGACGCCTCGCGTGCAGGCTCTTACGGGCGTCACCGTTCGTGAACAGGTGCCGGATTGGGTTTTGGATCGAGCCGACGAGATTGTCATCAGCGACGTTACACCAGAGGCTCTCGTTACGCGTATGCAGCGAGGCGACATCTATCCGCAGGACCGCATTGAACGATCGCTTGCGAATTTCTTTCGGCGGGGAAATCTGATTGCACTTCGAGAGATGGCGCTGCAACGCGTTACGCGCGCAGTGGATCGCACACTCGACGAGTACGTCAAACGGAAAAAACTGGGATCGCATTGGCT is a window encoding:
- a CDS encoding LysR family transcriptional regulator; translated protein: MSLPEVRLQIAAVTLAEELSFTRAAERLNITQPGLSKQIAELESRIGFAVFVRDQKRVELTEAGHVFVRGCKDALALLEKAVRTGRATQEEIQPLVTIGHSPYVDPVLVSALLGVHLPLYANLRLRVESMFAQDLVHSVLSAEVDMAIIEEPADSPLLTLVPLVTEPLYVLLSTDHSAAHLASVSFEDFGKVGWMMFPKRANPTLYEKVMEAGKRAGAVPVEVHHYVTPHEVIQLISENFGVAIMFKGIAQQLERNDLVARPLTAAGLQVNIRLVLRADQSSRLVNEFGRAFLKRVIPQGQQAEISGQLLLKL
- a CDS encoding helix-turn-helix transcriptional regulator; the encoded protein is MSAIGSIPEQDPDVISELPKAQLSIVPPTRRKGPHRALTPNPAMSDPLLTVEDVGRRLNVSRDWVWDHCSRKKPRLPFIRMGDGALRFRASAIEAFINERERLSAMHTGGRRKA
- a CDS encoding tyrosine-type recombinase/integrase encodes the protein MLDMTAALRPSELFALRWKSFDSRNTLSITETVYRGVIRPFGKTKKSLGKMHLPDGLAHELLLWKTECPDSSPDAFIFQNSDGGVMRVDNYRERVMKPLALRLGIPRLNFQILRRTMATQAQNMGSVKDIQAHLRHAKADTTANEYMQELPESVQAMVGSVYLMLDKGTRQKRSPDEMQQNATKPVRRSNAKLLKGLVGTAGFEPTTSTV
- a CDS encoding DUF4118 domain-containing protein, with the protein product MNSRRLVTITYWLSTFGALAVILLIYGLWLHVNPTTVALTLVLYVLIVAAQLRLRYAVVASVVATACYNFFFLPPVGTFTIADPQNWLTLLTFLSTSVIGSRLSQTARDEADQAKASQRELEVLFSLSREFLRTDKLADITEALPSLINIAAHAQGSTLYLLDGDRVFQAGEQQISGIEIPHFRQLALSLSEPEVLSDGTVHVPIRAGVRPRGLLEMVGLKLSQETLRAIGGLAAIALDRVQALEEIARSEANKESERLRNLILDSITHELRTPLTSIKGAAGTLLMGQVSAEDQGSLLKIIDEEADRINQLIGQAVEMAQLEAKEVHMDFQPVDFKDIVAEAKENSAWVWMSHPVEISIPPLPKVDADPNMIAKVLCNLLENAAKYSELQSPIRISAEQKGGMIVATVADRGIGIDPLEQGLVFDRLYRSREHSQKKPGTGMGLPISRAIIESHQGNLTVTSQRGYGSVFSFTLPIHKN
- a CDS encoding histidine kinase is translated as MPETDEPGRKSPEDWLHSSETEKERGRLKIFLGYAPGVGKTFSMLSEGIRRRSRGEDVVIGIVETHGRVGTAELTDKLEQIPRRLMEYKGTIFGEMDVDAILARLPQVVLVDELAHTNIEGSRFAKRYEDVLFLLENKIDVLSTVNIQHVESLTPRVQALTGVTVREQVPDWVLDRADEIVISDVTPEALVTRMQRGDIYPQDRIERSLANFFRRGNLIALREMALQRVTRAVDRTLDEYVKRKKLGSHWLVAEKVAVCISAGPQARDLIARGARLADALDAEFYVLHVGNDGDAEEERQRMLESSLSFARHLGAQIVSLPAGDTAKVTGAYIRDQRITQVIVGRSATHGLRSYLYYYALQKFMAEAPNVDLHIITREAQ